A genomic segment from Corythoichthys intestinalis isolate RoL2023-P3 chromosome 2, ASM3026506v1, whole genome shotgun sequence encodes:
- the LOC130912245 gene encoding sodium- and chloride-dependent creatine transporter 1-like, with the protein MEAGDLSEGDGGASFNPLMPVFEVSPGCGEGERVGPVPVDMHKVAAGSGEKERETWTRQMDFIMSCVGFAVGLGNVWRFPYLCYKNGGGVFLIPYLLVVFIGGIPVFFLEIALGQFMKQGGLAAWNIAPLFQGLGLASMVIVFFCNTYYIMVLVWGLYFLYHSFTTTLPWATCGNSWNTPKCTLNFSRICINDSAASLNVLSNMSSINKDCMTREMRSPVIEFWEHKVLHLSSGLHEPGKVNYEVALCLIFTWIIVYFCIWKGVKTTGKVVYFTALFPYVVLSILLVHGVTLPGAINGIEYYLKPDWSKLKEAQVWVDAATQIFFSYAIGLGALTALGSYNRFHYNCYKDAFVLAVVNSGTSFFAGFVVFSVLGFMASEQGVDISNVAESGPGLAFIAYPKAVTLMPFAPFWAALFFFMLLILGLDSQFVGVEGLLTALMDMIPQEFSTRYLRREVVAAICCGICLLIDVSMITEGGMYVFQLFDYYSASGITLLWQSFWECVVIGWVYGADRFMGDVARMIGYKPLPYMKWCWSYITPLICLGVFLFHVINYTPLTYNNVYTYPLWGEMFGWALALSSMLCIPFTAIYKLLRSHGSLRERWTRLISPRWGRHHLELFLAENEAVLLPTECESVHLSEGASERAEHQAHAVL; encoded by the exons ATGGAAGCAGGAGACCTCTCTGAAGGAGACGGTGGGGCGTCTTTTAACCCCCTGATGCCTGTGTTTGAAGTAAGCCCAGGCTGTGGTGAAGGTGAAAGAGTAGGACCAGTGCCAGTGGACATGCATAAAGTCGCTGCAGGTTCAGGGGAGAAAGAGAGAGAAACATGGACCAGACAAATGGACTTTATCATGTCCTGTGTGGGTTTTGCTGTAGGCTTGGGCAATGTGTGGCGCTTTCCTTACCTTTGCTACAAGAACGGAGGAG gtgtgTTCCTTATCCCCTACTTGCTGGTAGTGTTCATTGGGGGCATCCCTGTCTTCTTCCTGGAAATTGCCTTGGGACAATTCATGAAGCAGGGAGGGCTTGCCGCCTGGAACATTGCGCCTCTTTTCCAAG GTTTGGGCTTGGCCTCAATGGTAATAGTGTTCTTCTGCAACACTTACTACATCATGGTTCTCGTGTGGGGTCTCTACTTTCTCTACCACTCTTTCACCACCACTCTTCCGTGGGCTACCTGCGGAAACTCTTGGAACACCCCTAAATGTACACTCAACTTCAGTCGAATCTGCATCAACGACAGCGCTGCCTCATTAAACGTGTTGTCAAACATGTCATCCATTAACAAAGACTGCATGACGAGAGAAATGCGCTCCCCAGTCATCGAGTTTTGGGA GCATAAAGTTCTCCATTTGTCAAGTGGGCTTCATGAGCCTGGTAAAGTCAACTATGAGGTAGCACTGTGCCTCATTTTCACCTGGATCATTGTTTACTTCTGCATATGGAAAGGGGTCAAAACCACAGGGAAG GTCGTATATTTTACAgctctgtttccatatgtggtTCTGTCTATTCTTTTGGTACATGGTGTCACCCTTCCAGGAGCAATAAATGGAATAGAGTACTACCTGAAACCAGACTGGTCCAAACTAAAAGAAGCACAG GTGTGGGTGGACGCTGCTACCCAGATTTTCTTCTCCTATGCCATCGGATTGGGTGCACTGACTGCACTGGGCAGCTACAACCGCTTCCATTACAACTGTTACAA AGATGCATTTGTGCTGGCGGTCGTTAACAGTGGAACCAGCTTCTTTGCAGGATTTGTTGTGTTCTCTGTGTTGGGCTTCATGGCTTCAGAGCAAGGTGTGGACATTAGTAATGTAGCGGAAAGTG GACCTGGCCTTGCATTCATAGCCTATCCCAAGGCTGTGACTTTGATGCCTTTTGCACCATTCTGGGCTGCACTCTTCTTTTTTATGTTGCTGATTTTGGGTTTGGACAGCCAG TTTGTTGGCGTAGAGGGTTTACTAACCGCACTCATGGACATGATTCCTCAAGAATTTTCCACACGATACCTGCGGCGAGAGGTGGTAGCAGCCATCTGCTGTGGCATCTGCCTACTTATTGATGTATCCATGATCACTGAG GGAGGGATGTATGTGTTCCAGCTGTTTGACTACTACTCTGCCAGTGGTATCACTCTGCTCTGGCAGTCTTTCTGGGAGTGTGTGGTGATTGGTTGGGTTTATG GAGCGGACCGTTTCATGGGTGATGTAGCTCGCATGATTGGCTATAAACCCCTGCCCTATATGAAGTGGTGCTGGTCCTACATCACACCCCTTATCTgcctg gGAGTGTTTCTATTCCATGTGATAAACTACACACCACTAACATACAACAATGTGTACACATACCCATTGTGGGGAGAAATGTTTGGCTGGGCATTGGCCCTTTCCTCAATGCTGTGTATCCCATTCACTGCTATCTACAAGCTGCTTCGCTCTCACGGATCATTGCGGGAG CGGTGGACGCGCCTCATATCCCCAAGATGGGGCAGGCATCACCTGGAGCTATTTCTTGCCGAGAACGAGGCCGTACTGCTACCGACAGAATGCGAGAGTGTTCATCTCTCTGAAGGTGCATCTGAAAGAGCTGAGCACCAAGCCCATGCTGTCCTTTGA
- the LOC130912244 gene encoding sodium- and chloride-dependent creatine transporter 1-like isoform X2, with amino-acid sequence MKQGGLAAWNIAPLFKGLGLASMVIVFFCNTYYIMILVWGLYFLYHSFNDPLPWATCGHPWNTPNCREDFSRICHNDSAVQTTKLITSVPPWNVSTTMLFRNNSCMETEGMRSPVIEFWERKVLRLSRGLDEPGDISYEMVLCLLATWVIVYFCIWKGVKSTGKIVYFTALFPYVVMVVLLAHGFTLPGAMDGIIYYLKPDWSKLGEAQVWIDASTQIFFSYAIGLGALTALGSYNRFNNNCYQDAFVLALINSGTSFFAGFVVFSVLGFMAAEQGVDISKVAESGPGLAFIAYPKAVTLMPVAPLWAALFFFMLLVLGLDSQFVGVEGLITGIMDMLPPKSALGSLRREVVAAICCVICFFIDLSFVTEGGMYVFQLFDYYSASGITLLWQAFWECVVIAWVYGADRFMDDVARMIGYHPLPYMKWCWSYVTPLLCMGVFFFHVVNYKPLTYNNVYTYPLWGELFGWVLALSSMLCIPLTVVYKLLRCKGPLCERWQHLTTPVWGRHHLEYLAPESEAKLLPLAGCKNDHLFESAV; translated from the exons ATGAAACAGGGAGGGCTTGCCGCCTGGAACATTGCACCTCTTTTCAAAG GTTTGGGTTTGGCCTCAATGGTGATTGTGTTCTTCTGTAACACCTACTACATTATGATTCTGGTGTGGGGTCTCTACTTTCTCTACCACTCTTTCAACGACCCACTACCGTGGGCCACCTGTGGACACCCTTGGAACACCCCTAACTGTAGAGAGGACTTCAGCCGCATCTGCCACAACGACAGTGCTGTTCAGACGACCAAACTCATTACCTCTGTGCCGCCATGGAACGTGTCAACGACTATGTTATTCCGCAACAACAGCTGCATGGAAACAGAAGGCATGCGCTCCCCTGTCATCGAGTTCTGGGA ACGCAAAGTTCTCCGTCTGTCAAGGGGCCTTGATGAACCTGGTGACATCAGCTATGAGATGGTACTGTGTCTTCTCGCCACCTGGGTCATTGTTTACTTCTGCATATGGAAAGGAGTTAAATCTACAGGCAAA ATTGTATACTTCACAGCTCTGTTCCCTTATGTGGTTATGGTTGTACTACTGGCCCATGGTTTCACCCTACCTGGAGCAATGGATGGGATTATATACTACCTGAAACCAGATTGGTCAAAACTCGGAGAAGCGCAG GTGTGGATTGATGCTAGTACCCAGATATTCTTCTCCTATGCCATCGGACTGGGTGCCTTGACTGCACTTGGCAGCTACAAccgcttcaacaacaactgttaCCA GGATGCTTTTGTGCTGGCACTCATTAACAGTGGAACCAGCTTCTTTGCAGGCTTTGTTGTATTCTCTGTGTTGGGTTTCATGGCAGCAGAGCAAGGTGTGGACATCAGTAAGGTTGCCGAGAGTG GACCTGGCCTGGCGTTTATAGCTTACCCGAAGGCTGTGACCTTGATGCCTGTTGCACCACTCTGGGCAGCGCTCTTCTTCTTTATGTTGCTTGTATTGGGTCTGGACAGTCAG TTTGTCGGAGTAGAGGGCCTGATAACTGGAATCATGGACATGCTTCCTCCCAAGTCTGCCCTGGGCTCCTTGCGGCGAGAAGTTGTAGCAGCCATCTGCTGCGTCATCTGCTTCTTCATTGACTTGTCCTTCGTCACAGAG GGAGGCATGTATGTCTTCCAGTTGTTTGACTACTATTCTGCCAGTGGCATCACTCTGCTGTGGCAAGCTTTCTGGGAGTGTGTGGTGATTGCTTGGGTCTATG GCGCGGACCGTTTCATGGATGATGTGGCTCGCATGATTGGCTATCATCCCCTTCCCTACATGAAGTGGTGTTGGTCCTACGTCACACCCCTCCTCTGCATG GGAGTGTTCTTCTTCCATGTGGTGAACTATAAACCATTAACATACAACAATGTGTACACATACCCCTTGTGGGGTGAATTGTTTGGCTGGGTATTAGCCCTGTCCTCCATGCTTTGTATCCCACTCACTGTTGTCTACAAGTTGCTGCGCTGCAAAGGACCGCTGTGTGAG CGCTGGCAGCACCTGACCACCCCAGTTTGGGGCAGACATCACCTGGAGTACCTTGCCCCAGAGAGCGAGGCCAAACTACTGCCTCTTGCAGGATGCAAGAATGACCATCTCTTCGAAAGTGCCGTCTGA